The Nitrospirota bacterium genome contains a region encoding:
- a CDS encoding OmpA family protein, producing the protein MVGSSMKMSTVAALGLALLVSQGCSMKWLQSDGETGAGASQNGSNQGFPGMSQGDSGRGLSGFSQNPSEERLGKGGDIASLSSNGMSARQRAELTREEKAAIEAGLQDVFFGYDQWMLSDAGMEALNRDAEWLKAHPGAVMKVEGHCDERGTGDYNVVLGDKRAKAARSYLVESGVSPKQVAIVSYGKERPFCSDQAESCYQQNRRGHVLLKVQQ; encoded by the coding sequence ATGGTCGGAAGTTCAATGAAAATGAGTACGGTGGCTGCTTTGGGGCTCGCCCTGTTGGTCAGTCAAGGCTGTAGCATGAAATGGTTGCAGTCAGATGGAGAGACGGGAGCAGGGGCGTCGCAAAACGGTTCGAATCAGGGTTTCCCCGGTATGTCTCAGGGTGATTCTGGCAGAGGGCTCAGCGGGTTTTCTCAGAATCCCTCAGAAGAGCGATTGGGAAAGGGTGGCGATATTGCCTCGCTGTCCTCTAATGGGATGAGTGCCCGTCAGCGTGCGGAATTAACTAGAGAAGAAAAAGCGGCCATCGAAGCCGGTTTGCAGGACGTATTCTTTGGGTATGATCAATGGATGTTATCAGATGCTGGAATGGAAGCATTGAACCGCGACGCAGAGTGGTTGAAGGCCCATCCTGGTGCGGTGATGAAGGTCGAGGGGCATTGCGACGAACGGGGAACGGGTGATTACAACGTGGTGTTGGGAGATAAGCGAGCCAAGGCCGCGCGCAGCTATCTGGTCGAATCGGGTGTGAGCCCGAAGCAGGTGGCGATTGTGTCGTACGGTAAGGAGCGTCCCTTCTGCTCCGACCAGGCCGAGTCATGTTATCAGCAGAACCGTCGCGGGCATGTGCTCTTGAAAGTGCAGCAGTAA
- a CDS encoding PilZ domain-containing protein, translating to MEKRQQPRFTSQFRSTFSGGQREGQGRTLDLSSGGCMIETDLPVVVGASFECRIYIPGLDWPLRIDEAQVRWVKTKTFGIQFTKVQPDEAAKLKQVIANLNAECAA from the coding sequence ATGGAAAAACGACAACAGCCACGTTTTACCTCGCAGTTCAGAAGCACATTTTCTGGCGGGCAACGAGAAGGCCAGGGCCGGACGTTGGATCTCTCCTCGGGCGGTTGCATGATCGAAACGGATTTACCCGTTGTCGTGGGGGCGTCGTTTGAGTGCCGTATTTATATTCCTGGGCTCGACTGGCCTTTGCGGATCGACGAGGCTCAGGTACGTTGGGTCAAGACCAAGACATTTGGAATTCAGTTCACGAAGGTGCAGCCTGATGAGGCGGCAAAGCTCAAGCAAGTGATTGCCAACCTCAACGCGGAATGTGCGGCATAA
- the msrA gene encoding peptide-methionine (S)-S-oxide reductase MsrA, protein MGQTPPTETGYDIATVAGGCFWCLEAVYDQMKGVVSVESGYLGGQMDHPTYEAVCSGRTGHAEAVRITFDPTVVSYRELLEVLFVIHDPTTLNRQGHDVGSQYRSAIFHHTPEQKQVAEDVIAAMTKEGIYPGPIVTQVEPAGMWYEAEPYHQEYFARNPYQGYCTAIVAPKVVKFRKLFTSKLKA, encoded by the coding sequence ATGGGACAAACACCACCAACAGAGACTGGATACGACATTGCCACCGTTGCCGGCGGTTGCTTTTGGTGCCTCGAAGCGGTGTATGACCAGATGAAAGGCGTGGTGTCTGTCGAGTCCGGTTACCTCGGTGGCCAGATGGATCATCCGACGTATGAAGCGGTCTGTAGCGGCAGGACCGGACATGCAGAAGCCGTTCGTATCACGTTCGATCCCACCGTCGTCAGTTATCGCGAGTTACTCGAAGTGTTGTTTGTCATCCACGATCCTACGACACTCAATCGCCAGGGACATGATGTCGGTTCGCAATATCGATCGGCGATTTTCCATCATACGCCTGAGCAGAAGCAGGTTGCGGAGGATGTCATTGCGGCGATGACGAAAGAGGGGATCTATCCGGGGCCAATTGTGACGCAAGTTGAGCCAGCGGGGATGTGGTATGAGGCTGAACCCTACCATCAAGAGTATTTTGCGAGAAATCCCTATCAGGGATACTGTACCGCGATCGTCGCTCCCAAGGTCGTGAAGTTCCGCAAGCTGTTCACCTCAAAACTCAAGGCGTAA
- the ttcA gene encoding tRNA 2-thiocytidine(32) synthetase TtcA, whose protein sequence is MSQSANPSRTYLKLDDATEQLQTKLLHLVGETIGAYGLIEDGDKIMVCLSGGKDSYALLDLLLALQRRAPIHFDLVAVNLDQKQPGFPAHVLPDYLGNLGVPFHIEEQDTYAIVKRLIPEGQTTCSLCSRLRRGILYRVATELGATKIALGHHRDDILETLLLNLLYTGKLRTMPPKLRAKNGRHVVIRPLAAVREADLTRYAELREFPIIPCNLCGSQEDLKRQEVKGMLREWELRSPGCTDSMFAALSNVAPPLLLDQRLFDFKSLRASDRTEGHEDAWLDEHHA, encoded by the coding sequence ATGTCTCAGTCGGCAAACCCATCCCGAACATATCTCAAACTCGATGATGCCACCGAGCAGTTGCAAACCAAACTGCTGCACCTCGTCGGAGAAACTATTGGCGCCTATGGGTTAATTGAAGACGGCGACAAAATCATGGTCTGCCTATCGGGAGGGAAAGACAGTTATGCCCTGCTCGACCTGTTGCTGGCCTTACAGCGGCGCGCACCGATTCATTTCGATCTTGTCGCGGTCAATCTGGATCAAAAACAACCGGGCTTTCCGGCCCATGTGCTCCCCGACTATCTTGGAAACCTGGGAGTCCCCTTCCATATCGAGGAACAAGACACCTACGCAATCGTCAAGCGACTCATCCCTGAAGGGCAGACGACCTGCTCTCTCTGCTCACGACTCCGTCGCGGCATCCTCTACCGTGTCGCTACAGAATTAGGCGCGACCAAGATTGCGCTCGGACATCATCGTGATGACATTCTGGAAACCTTGCTCCTGAATCTACTCTATACAGGAAAGCTCAGGACGATGCCGCCGAAACTCCGTGCGAAAAACGGCCGGCATGTGGTCATTCGCCCGCTGGCCGCCGTGCGGGAAGCGGATTTGACCCGGTATGCAGAACTACGCGAGTTCCCCATTATTCCCTGCAATCTCTGTGGCTCACAGGAGGATCTCAAACGGCAAGAGGTCAAAGGAATGTTGCGTGAATGGGAGCTGCGGTCACCTGGCTGCACCGATAGCATGTTTGCCGCGCTCTCGAACGTGGCACCGCCTCTTCTCCTGGACCAACGACTGTTCGACTTCAAGTCTTTGCGCGCATCGGACCGAACAGAGGGGCACGAGGATGCCTGGCTGGACGAACATCACGCGTGA
- a CDS encoding putative zinc-binding metallopeptidase, which yields MSEQITQLYAELEARELTFRPHFWLSNEWFTPDGVPGIAIPFYLAHPRLAKLEMGQMLEVEGGTAEWCMRILRHEAGHAIENAYRLRRLRSRQQVFGCSSDPYPRYYSPRPYSRSFVRHLDVWYAQSHPDEDFAETFAVWLTPDSTWADRYKGWPVLKKLQYVNGLMQGLAGAPAKVVTNEEIDPLPVLRKTLGEHYERKRKHYGIERKSFYDPDLKRLFSDAPAHADKMSAATFLNRFRKEVRRKVAAWTGEYQYTIDQVLEDMTQRCRQLHLRLPLAEEQAKLDFTILLTVHTMNYLRSGRHKVAV from the coding sequence TTGTCAGAACAGATCACGCAACTCTACGCCGAACTCGAAGCCAGAGAGCTGACATTCCGACCTCACTTTTGGTTATCAAACGAATGGTTTACCCCCGATGGTGTGCCGGGGATTGCGATCCCGTTTTACCTGGCCCACCCCCGTCTCGCGAAACTTGAGATGGGGCAAATGCTTGAAGTCGAGGGAGGGACCGCAGAATGGTGTATGCGTATCTTGCGGCATGAGGCAGGGCATGCGATCGAGAATGCCTATCGCCTTCGCCGGCTTCGCAGCAGGCAGCAAGTCTTTGGCTGCTCGTCCGATCCCTACCCCAGATATTATAGCCCACGACCCTATAGCCGGAGCTTCGTACGCCATCTCGACGTATGGTACGCACAAAGCCATCCGGATGAAGATTTTGCAGAGACTTTCGCGGTCTGGCTCACGCCAGATTCGACATGGGCCGACCGCTATAAGGGCTGGCCGGTTCTCAAGAAGCTTCAGTATGTGAATGGGCTCATGCAGGGGCTGGCTGGTGCCCCAGCCAAGGTGGTGACGAACGAGGAGATCGATCCGTTGCCGGTCTTGAGGAAGACCCTGGGCGAGCATTACGAGCGGAAGCGGAAGCATTATGGGATCGAACGAAAATCGTTTTACGACCCGGACTTGAAGCGGCTGTTTTCCGATGCACCAGCCCATGCCGACAAGATGAGCGCCGCGACCTTCTTGAACCGTTTCCGAAAAGAGGTGCGCCGCAAAGTCGCAGCCTGGACCGGGGAATATCAATACACGATCGATCAGGTGCTCGAGGACATGACCCAGCGCTGTCGGCAGCTTCATTTGCGGCTTCCACTTGCGGAAGAGCAGGCGAAGCTGGACTTCACGATTTTGTTGACCGTCCACACCATGAACTACTTGCGCAGCGGGCGGCATAAGGTGGCGGTATGA
- a CDS encoding ATP-grasp domain-containing protein, with protein MRRLRILVLMHEDLVPPDPLHGQEITGAAWKTEYDVVSTLRKLGHDVKPLGVKSDLGVLRSAIEDWKPHIAFNLLEEFDGVAVYDQNVVSYLELLHVPYTGCNPRGLMLARDKVLSKKLFSFHRIPFPDFIVVPQGRAVKRPKWLSFPLIVKSVTEEASLGISQASIVQDDEKLKERVAFIHTSVGTGALIEQYIEGRELYVGVMGNGHVHVLPVWELLMDKLPDDARRIATERVKWSRAYQEKYGIRSCEAKGLPEGKAAEIQHLAKRVYRALGLSGYARIDVRMDAKGNVYVLEANPNPQIAHDEDFADSAEKANYSYKDLLQELINVGLRWQPAKAA; from the coding sequence ATGAGACGGCTTCGCATCCTTGTCCTGATGCACGAAGACCTGGTTCCCCCAGATCCCCTTCACGGGCAGGAGATCACGGGCGCCGCGTGGAAGACGGAATACGATGTGGTCTCCACGCTTCGGAAGCTTGGACATGACGTCAAGCCATTAGGGGTCAAGAGTGATCTCGGGGTGCTTCGCTCGGCCATCGAAGATTGGAAGCCGCACATCGCCTTCAATCTGCTCGAAGAGTTCGACGGGGTGGCCGTGTATGACCAGAATGTCGTCTCGTATCTCGAATTACTGCATGTGCCCTATACCGGATGTAACCCGCGCGGGTTGATGCTTGCGCGCGATAAGGTGCTGTCTAAAAAATTATTTTCCTTCCATCGAATCCCATTCCCAGATTTCATAGTGGTGCCACAGGGGCGGGCGGTGAAGCGGCCGAAGTGGCTGTCATTCCCATTGATTGTGAAGTCGGTGACCGAAGAGGCTTCGCTGGGCATCTCCCAGGCATCCATTGTCCAGGACGACGAGAAGCTCAAAGAACGCGTAGCCTTTATCCACACGAGCGTGGGGACCGGTGCACTCATTGAGCAATATATTGAGGGGCGCGAACTCTATGTTGGGGTGATGGGCAATGGGCATGTCCATGTCTTGCCGGTGTGGGAGCTGCTCATGGATAAGCTGCCCGATGACGCCCGTCGGATTGCGACCGAACGAGTGAAGTGGAGTCGAGCCTATCAAGAAAAGTATGGAATTCGGTCATGCGAAGCCAAGGGTCTTCCTGAAGGAAAGGCGGCGGAGATTCAGCATCTCGCCAAGCGCGTCTATCGTGCACTCGGTTTGAGCGGCTACGCGCGAATAGACGTAAGGATGGATGCAAAAGGGAACGTGTATGTCTTAGAAGCCAATCCGAATCCCCAAATCGCGCACGACGAAGACTTTGCAGATTCAGCCGAGAAAGCCAACTACTCGTACAAAGACCTTCTGCAAGAACTCATAAACGTCGGCCTTCGCTGGCAGCCCGCCAAGGCGGCGTAG
- a CDS encoding 2,3-bisphosphoglycerate-dependent phosphoglycerate mutase, whose translation MARLVLLRHGESQWNLENRFTGWVDVPLTQRGIQEAKNAGDKLRGFTFDRAFTSVLTRANETLRLALEAIGQSNLPVVKDKALNERMYGELQGLNKAETAKKYGEAQVKIWRRSYDIPPPGGESLKNTAERVLPYYEQTIKPYLLKGETILIAAHGNSLRALTMELEQLSREQVLELNIPTGAPVLYELNETGTVVSHRYL comes from the coding sequence ATGGCTCGATTAGTCCTGCTTCGTCATGGTGAATCACAATGGAACCTGGAGAATCGTTTCACTGGGTGGGTGGATGTCCCCTTGACTCAACGAGGAATTCAGGAAGCGAAGAACGCGGGTGATAAGCTTCGCGGGTTTACGTTCGATCGTGCATTTACATCCGTACTCACGCGCGCAAACGAAACCCTCAGACTGGCCCTTGAGGCGATCGGACAGTCGAACCTCCCCGTCGTGAAAGACAAGGCGCTCAACGAACGGATGTACGGCGAGTTACAGGGATTGAATAAGGCCGAGACTGCGAAAAAGTACGGCGAGGCACAGGTGAAGATCTGGCGGCGGAGTTACGATATCCCTCCGCCGGGCGGGGAAAGCTTGAAGAATACCGCCGAACGGGTGTTGCCCTACTACGAACAGACGATCAAACCGTATCTCCTGAAAGGGGAAACGATCCTCATCGCGGCGCATGGAAACAGCCTACGGGCCCTGACGATGGAACTGGAACAGCTCTCCCGTGAGCAAGTACTGGAGTTGAATATCCCGACAGGGGCACCGGTGCTCTACGAGTTGAATGAGACGGGAACAGTGGTCAGCCACCGCTACCTCTGA
- a CDS encoding DUF2628 domain-containing protein → MKSCAQCQQQNQEDAKFCYQCGNTLAIEPAPPIAATVPHTDEDLWRQLIGPHADRYLEHFKKFGLGDEPKFALTWNWPAFLYISFLWFLYRKMYVYALVYALGPMISTYVTGDLTVGLVWSIMAGATANYVYYWYCREQISEIKKSSWTDPAKQDEALKEAGGVQPYVIWVGIALYIFFAMTMFKLLQDGVPDSDKFPTKPTRPAATSTT, encoded by the coding sequence ATGAAGTCCTGTGCGCAATGTCAGCAGCAGAATCAGGAAGACGCCAAGTTCTGCTACCAGTGCGGAAATACGCTGGCCATTGAGCCTGCACCACCCATCGCCGCCACTGTGCCACATACCGATGAAGACCTCTGGCGTCAACTCATCGGTCCTCACGCCGATCGCTATCTGGAACATTTCAAGAAATTCGGGTTAGGAGACGAGCCGAAGTTCGCCCTGACGTGGAATTGGCCGGCATTTCTGTATATTTCATTCCTCTGGTTCCTCTACCGGAAAATGTACGTCTATGCGCTGGTCTATGCTCTCGGTCCGATGATTTCGACGTACGTAACCGGCGATCTTACCGTGGGTCTCGTCTGGAGCATCATGGCCGGCGCCACCGCAAACTATGTCTACTATTGGTACTGTCGTGAGCAGATTAGCGAGATCAAAAAGAGTTCCTGGACAGACCCGGCAAAACAAGACGAAGCGTTGAAAGAGGCGGGGGGCGTTCAGCCCTATGTGATCTGGGTCGGCATCGCCCTGTACATATTCTTTGCGATGACGATGTTCAAGTTGCTTCAAGATGGCGTGCCGGATTCAGACAAGTTCCCGACCAAACCCACGAGACCAGCCGCCACGAGTACCACGTAA
- a CDS encoding acetylornithine transaminase, translating to MPTEELKQDAARYLMQTYTRQPLAIARGRGTKVYDFEGREYLDFVGGIAVNILGHGHPDLIQAIQRQAAQLIHTSNLYYTEPQVKLAQVLVEHSFADKVFFCNSGAEANEAAIKLARRYSHDKYGAGRYEIVTMKNSFHGRTMATITATGQEKVQKGYEPLLPGFHHVAFNNLEELEQAVTDKTAAILLEPIQGEGGVHVADREYLKQVRALCTKKDVLLMFDEVQTGMGRTGTLFAYEQLGVQPDVMTLAKGLGGGMPIGACLAIDSVAQAFSPGSHASTFGGNPLACAAGLAVCRMLLEGQVLDHARRMGEYFAKGLSDCQARHRVVREVRGLGLLQGIELDMEGKVVVSECLARGILINGTGEHVLRFVPPLIITEVEIDRLLDTLTQIFSKQAA from the coding sequence ATGCCGACAGAAGAACTGAAACAGGACGCCGCGCGGTACTTGATGCAGACCTATACGCGCCAACCGCTCGCGATTGCGCGGGGGCGGGGGACGAAGGTCTACGATTTTGAGGGGCGAGAGTACCTCGATTTCGTCGGCGGGATTGCGGTCAACATCCTGGGGCATGGTCACCCCGACTTGATTCAGGCTATCCAGCGCCAAGCCGCGCAGCTGATCCACACGTCGAATCTCTACTACACGGAGCCTCAAGTCAAACTCGCCCAAGTGCTGGTCGAGCACTCGTTTGCCGACAAGGTATTTTTCTGCAACAGCGGAGCAGAGGCGAACGAGGCTGCGATTAAACTGGCTCGCCGCTATTCGCATGACAAGTATGGAGCCGGACGGTACGAAATCGTCACGATGAAGAACTCGTTTCATGGACGGACGATGGCGACGATTACCGCAACGGGGCAGGAAAAGGTTCAAAAGGGCTACGAGCCGTTACTCCCGGGCTTTCACCATGTCGCCTTCAATAATTTGGAAGAGCTGGAGCAGGCCGTCACCGACAAGACGGCGGCCATTCTGCTCGAACCGATTCAGGGCGAGGGGGGCGTGCACGTTGCAGATCGTGAATATCTGAAGCAGGTGAGAGCCCTCTGCACAAAAAAAGACGTATTATTGATGTTCGATGAAGTGCAGACCGGAATGGGACGAACCGGAACGCTCTTTGCCTATGAGCAGTTAGGGGTACAGCCGGACGTCATGACCCTGGCGAAAGGACTGGGCGGCGGCATGCCGATCGGCGCCTGTCTCGCGATCGACTCCGTGGCCCAGGCCTTCTCCCCCGGCAGCCATGCCTCGACATTCGGCGGCAATCCGCTGGCCTGTGCGGCGGGCCTAGCCGTCTGTCGCATGTTGCTGGAGGGCCAGGTCCTCGATCATGCGCGCCGGATGGGGGAATATTTCGCAAAGGGACTATCCGATTGTCAGGCGCGACATCGGGTGGTGCGAGAGGTCCGGGGCCTTGGGCTCTTACAAGGGATTGAGCTCGACATGGAGGGGAAAGTCGTCGTGAGCGAATGTTTGGCGCGCGGCATTCTGATCAATGGAACCGGTGAACATGTCCTCCGGTTTGTCCCTCCGTTGATCATTACCGAGGTAGAAATCGATCGATTGCTCGACACGTTGACTCAGATTTTCAGTAAGCAGGCGGCGTAG
- the argF gene encoding ornithine carbamoyltransferase, translated as MKQTTSQLVGKKDFVDIAAISKVEIERLLASAAQLKDKQRRGIPHPLLPGKTLGLLFQKPSTRTRVSFEAGMNQLGGHALVLPMAEIQLSRGESVADTARVLSRYLDAIVIRTYDHSIVEEWAKEATMPVINGLTDLSHPCQALSDLLTIREIKGRLKGIKIAYIGDGNNVANSLIEAAAKMGMIITLGCPVGYQPEQHVVDRARIEAAKTGAVIEIGLDPHVAVKEADVIYTDVWISMGREREHARRLKVLAPYQVNSRLLHRAKPDAIVMHCLPAHRGEEISAEVLDGPQSVIIDQAENRLHMQKAILTNLLGKRSRTRR; from the coding sequence ATGAAGCAAACGACAAGCCAGCTGGTCGGCAAGAAGGATTTCGTCGACATTGCTGCGATCAGCAAAGTGGAGATCGAGCGTCTGTTGGCGTCGGCGGCTCAGTTGAAAGATAAGCAGCGCCGGGGGATTCCCCATCCCCTGCTTCCAGGAAAGACCTTGGGTCTGCTGTTTCAGAAGCCGTCAACGCGCACGAGAGTCTCCTTCGAGGCAGGCATGAACCAGCTGGGTGGGCATGCCCTGGTGTTGCCTATGGCCGAGATCCAGCTTTCGCGCGGGGAAAGTGTCGCGGATACGGCCCGCGTGTTGTCCCGCTATCTCGACGCCATCGTCATCCGCACCTACGACCATTCCATCGTAGAAGAATGGGCGAAGGAAGCGACGATGCCGGTGATCAATGGATTGACCGACTTGAGCCATCCCTGTCAGGCCCTTTCGGACCTCCTGACCATTCGAGAAATAAAAGGCCGGTTGAAGGGAATCAAGATCGCCTATATCGGCGATGGCAACAATGTAGCGAATTCCCTGATCGAAGCGGCGGCAAAGATGGGAATGATCATCACGTTGGGTTGTCCGGTCGGGTATCAGCCGGAGCAACATGTCGTGGATCGGGCCAGGATCGAGGCAGCCAAAACCGGCGCCGTCATCGAAATCGGGCTTGACCCCCATGTCGCAGTGAAGGAAGCGGACGTGATCTATACCGATGTGTGGATCAGTATGGGCCGCGAGCGGGAGCATGCACGACGATTGAAAGTCCTGGCGCCCTATCAAGTGAACAGCCGCCTGTTGCATCGCGCCAAACCGGATGCCATCGTGATGCATTGTTTGCCGGCCCACCGGGGGGAAGAAATCAGCGCCGAGGTGCTGGACGGTCCTCAGTCGGTCATCATCGACCAGGCAGAGAACCGGCTGCACATGCAGAAGGCTATTTTAACGAACCTACTAGGCAAGAGGAGTCGAACGAGACGATGA
- a CDS encoding argininosuccinate synthase, with translation MSAVMKKVVLAYSGGLDTSVILKWLQETYDCEVIAFCADLGQGEDLQAIKAKAQKLGVKKVYVEDLRETFVKDYVFPMLRGNAVYEGCYLLGTSIARPLIARRQAEIALKEGAEAVSHGATGKGNDQVRFELTYTALAPNLKIIAPWREWTMGSRRELIEYADRHGIPITATKAKPYSMDLNLFHVSYEGGILEDPWKSPPDEIFQMTVSPEKAPNKPLEVEIGYEAGNPVSVDGKKMSPATLLAHLNKLGGAHGIGRVDLVENRYVGMKSRGVYETPGGTILHVAHRGIESLTMDREVLHFRDSLIPRFADLIYNGYWFSPEREMIQASIDVAQQDVTGTARVKLYKGSCTLAGRKSKNSLYRLDIATFEEDQVYNQKDAEGFIRLNALRLKIRAQRKKAGI, from the coding sequence ATGAGTGCTGTCATGAAGAAAGTAGTGTTGGCCTATTCCGGCGGGCTCGATACCTCTGTAATCTTGAAGTGGTTGCAAGAAACCTACGATTGCGAGGTGATCGCGTTCTGTGCCGATCTTGGACAAGGCGAAGACCTGCAAGCGATCAAGGCCAAGGCGCAAAAGCTTGGCGTGAAAAAAGTCTACGTCGAGGATCTGCGCGAGACCTTCGTGAAGGACTATGTGTTTCCGATGTTGCGCGGCAATGCCGTCTACGAAGGCTGCTACCTGCTCGGGACCTCGATCGCCCGGCCCCTCATTGCGCGGCGGCAAGCTGAGATCGCGCTGAAGGAAGGGGCCGAGGCGGTGTCGCATGGCGCTACGGGAAAGGGCAACGACCAAGTGCGGTTTGAGCTGACCTATACCGCCTTGGCGCCGAATCTCAAGATCATTGCGCCTTGGCGCGAATGGACGATGGGGTCGCGGCGCGAATTGATCGAGTATGCCGATCGGCATGGCATTCCGATCACGGCGACGAAAGCCAAGCCCTACAGCATGGATCTGAATTTGTTTCATGTGAGTTATGAGGGCGGCATCTTGGAGGATCCCTGGAAGTCACCGCCGGATGAAATATTTCAAATGACGGTGTCGCCGGAGAAAGCGCCGAACAAGCCGCTTGAAGTCGAAATCGGCTATGAAGCCGGTAATCCCGTGTCGGTCGACGGGAAGAAAATGAGCCCGGCGACGTTATTGGCCCACCTCAATAAGCTGGGTGGCGCGCATGGGATCGGGCGTGTCGATTTGGTGGAGAACCGCTACGTCGGGATGAAGTCGCGCGGGGTCTATGAAACGCCGGGCGGGACGATCCTCCACGTGGCCCATCGCGGGATCGAGTCGTTGACGATGGATCGCGAGGTGCTGCATTTCAGAGATAGCTTGATTCCGCGCTTCGCCGATTTGATTTACAACGGTTACTGGTTCAGCCCGGAGCGGGAGATGATCCAGGCTTCGATCGATGTCGCGCAGCAGGATGTGACCGGCACGGCGCGGGTGAAGCTCTATAAGGGGAGCTGCACACTGGCCGGACGGAAGTCGAAGAACTCGCTCTACCGGCTCGACATCGCCACGTTTGAAGAAGATCAAGTCTATAATCAGAAAGATGCCGAGGGCTTCATTCGGCTGAACGCGTTACGGCTGAAGATCAGAGCCCAACGAAAGAAGGCCGGTATCTAA
- the argH gene encoding argininosuccinate lyase, protein MTRAKDRSSVASKGPKAWDGRFTEKTNRLVEAFTVSVAVDRRLYAYDIQGSIAHCKTLGKARVLTGAETKAIVRGLESVKVELDRGRFRFTPQDEDIHMAIERRLTELIGPLGGKVHTGRSRNDQVALDIRLYLRDQLGRLVMQLEDFQRVLVAKGKANRTVAMPGYTHLQRAQPVLFAHHLLAYVEMIERDKGRFLDASARLNVMPLGSGALAGTNYPVDRLFTAKLLGFPAVTQNSLDAVSDRDFMIEVASALSITMMHLSRLSEELILWSSQEFRFVDLPDAFCTGSSMMPQKKNPDVPELVRGKTGRVYGHLVNLLTTLKALPLSYNRDLQEDKPALFDALDTVAASVEILTELMRRMTVNRDALNQALQGGGMLATEVADYLVTRGVPFREAHAITGRLVRASLDQGRELTDFSLEELREFSSRIEKGLFARLTVTAAIDQKAQIGGTARARVEQRIKELERMLS, encoded by the coding sequence ATGACACGAGCAAAGGACCGCAGCTCTGTCGCATCGAAAGGCCCAAAGGCCTGGGACGGGCGGTTCACAGAGAAGACGAATCGGCTGGTGGAAGCGTTCACCGTATCGGTGGCGGTCGATCGCCGGCTCTATGCCTATGATATTCAGGGCAGCATCGCCCATTGTAAAACATTGGGGAAGGCCCGCGTCCTCACCGGAGCTGAGACCAAGGCGATCGTGCGGGGCCTGGAGTCGGTGAAAGTGGAGTTGGATCGAGGCCGTTTTCGCTTCACGCCGCAGGATGAGGACATCCACATGGCGATTGAGCGTCGGCTGACCGAATTGATCGGTCCGCTCGGCGGCAAGGTACATACGGGCCGCAGCCGTAACGATCAGGTGGCGCTCGATATCCGGCTCTATTTGCGGGATCAGCTGGGTCGGCTCGTGATGCAGTTAGAAGACTTTCAGCGTGTTTTGGTCGCAAAGGGGAAGGCCAATCGCACCGTGGCGATGCCGGGCTACACCCATCTGCAACGGGCGCAGCCGGTCTTGTTTGCCCATCATCTCTTGGCTTATGTGGAAATGATCGAACGGGATAAGGGGCGATTTCTGGATGCCTCGGCGCGCTTAAACGTCATGCCGCTAGGGTCCGGCGCCCTCGCGGGGACCAACTACCCGGTCGATCGCCTCTTCACCGCCAAGCTGTTGGGTTTTCCCGCCGTCACGCAAAACAGCCTGGATGCCGTGTCCGATCGTGACTTCATGATCGAAGTCGCCTCGGCCTTGTCGATCACGATGATGCACCTGTCCCGGTTGAGCGAAGAATTGATCCTCTGGTCATCCCAGGAGTTTCGGTTTGTCGATCTTCCCGATGCCTTCTGTACCGGCAGCAGCATGATGCCGCAGAAGAAGAATCCCGATGTGCCGGAATTGGTACGGGGCAAGACGGGGCGTGTGTATGGTCACCTCGTGAATCTGTTGACCACCCTCAAGGCGCTGCCCTTGAGTTATAACCGGGACCTCCAAGAGGATAAGCCGGCGCTCTTCGATGCGCTCGATACGGTTGCCGCGTCGGTAGAGATTTTGACGGAGCTGATGCGTCGCATGACGGTGAACCGCGACGCGTTGAATCAGGCGCTCCAGGGTGGAGGCATGCTGGCTACGGAAGTGGCGGACTACCTTGTAACCAGAGGGGTGCCCTTTCGTGAAGCCCATGCGATTACGGGGCGGTTGGTGCGGGCTTCATTGGATCAAGGCCGTGAGCTGACGGATTTCTCGCTCGAAGAGTTGCGGGAGTTTTCCTCGCGAATCGAAAAGGGTCTGTTCGCTCGGTTGACGGTTACGGCCGCAATCGATCAAAAGGCTCAGATCGGTGGAACGGCCCGAGCGCGAGTGGAGCAACGCATCAAAGAACTCGAGCGGATGCTCTCGTGA